The Urocitellus parryii isolate mUroPar1 chromosome 13, mUroPar1.hap1, whole genome shotgun sequence genome has a window encoding:
- the Clul1 gene encoding clusterin-like protein 1, giving the protein MKPPLLVFIVYLLWLKDCHCAPTWTDKTAIGENLKSFSEAGETDGDGEVKKALIGIKQMKLMMERREEEHTNLMITLKKCKEEKQGAVKLMNEVQEHLEEEERLCQASLADSWEECRTCLDSNCMRFYSTCQPGWSSVKNTVEQFFRKIYQFLFPLHEDEHSHLPSSEQHTQEDAQVTQMEKAFLQLTATVESLFNRSLSVFKQMQQEFDQAFQSDFMSETNLMEPHLVPALSKEPTEKADLGQSWDIPNFFQLFCNFSRSIYESLREAVTHTLRAIEDSPKHDEDSDQGGLISKTLSEQDKGPCGELGQNFSGCFRLQEKCQKCQDYLSEDCPDVADLHIELDKALRLVNVSNEQYDQVVQMIQHHLEDTMDLMERMSEQFGWVSELANQSLGAENIFNSIKAVPRAHEGNSSKQDDPVVESSILPSPKSALGIPLEESAESSNFIDYVVTKVLQHLKEHFQTW; this is encoded by the exons ATGAAGCCGCCACTCTTGGTGTTTATTGTGTATCTGCTATGGCTGAAGGATTGTCACTGTGCACCTACTTGGACCGACAAAACTGCCATCGGTGAAAACCTAAAGA GTTTTTCTGAGGCTGGGGAGACagatggagatggagaggtgAAGAAGGCTTTGATTGGTATTAAGCAGATGAAACTCATgatggaaagaagagaggaagaacatACCAACCTAATGATAACCttgaagaaatgcaaagaagaaaagcag GGGGCTGTGAAACTCATGAATGAAGTTCAGGAACAtctggaggaagaagaaaggttaTGCCAGGCATCTCTGGCTGATTCCTGGGAGGAATGCAGGACTTGCCTGGACAGTAACTGCATGAGATTCTATTCAACCTGTCAGCCTGGTTGGTCCTCGGTGAAAAATACg GTGGAGCAGTTTTTCAGGAAGATCTACCAGTTTCTGTTCCCTCTCCACGAGGATGAGCACAGCCATCTCCCCAGCAGTGAACAGCACACTCAGGAAGATGCCCAAGTGACCCAGATGGAGAAGGCGTTCCTCCAGTTGACTGCGACTGTGGAATCCCTCTTTAACAGGAGTCTTTCCGTCTTCAAACAGATGCAGCAAGAGTTTGACCAGGCTTTCCAATCCGATTTCATGTCAGAAACCAACTTAATGGAACCTCACCTTGTTCCAGCTTTATCCAAAGAGCCAACAGAAAAAGCAGATCTTGGCCAAAGCTGGGATATCCCCAACTTCTTCCAGCTGTTTTGTAATTTCAGCCGCTCTATTTATGAAAGTCTCCGTGAAGCAGTTACCCATACTCTGCGTGCAATAGAAGATTCACCAAAACATGACGAAG ACTCTGACCAGGGAGGACTGATTTCAAAGACATTATCTGAGCAGGACAAAGGTCCGTGTGGAGAACTTGGACAAAATTTTTCTGGATGTTTCAGATTACAAGAAAAATGCCAAAAATGTCAGGATTACTTATCAGAag ACTGTCCCGATGTGGCTGACCTACACATAGAATTGGATAAGGCCCTTAGACTGGTCAATGTGTCCAATGAGCAATACGACCAGGTTGTCCAGATGATCCAGCATCACTTGGAGGACACCATGGATCTGATGGAGAGGATGAGCGAGCAGTTTGGCTGGGTGTCTGAACTGGCAAACCAGAGCCTAGGAGCTGAGAACATCTTTAATTCAATAAAG GCAGTTCCAAGAGCTCATGAAGGAAATTCTTCCAAACAAGATGACCCAGTGGTAGAATCAAGCATTCTACCTTCCCCTAAATCTGCATTGGGGATTCCTCTTGAAGAAAGTGCTGAGAGTTCCAACTTCATTGACTATGTAGTAACGAAAGTTCTTCAGCATCTTAAGGAACATTTTCAAACTTGGTAA